The Chitinophagales bacterium genome has a segment encoding these proteins:
- a CDS encoding TlpA family protein disulfide reductase: MNKIITITLILILLGFIYYKFSTKKAPPIPIDKTKLEKQDGMFINLENYRGKVMIVSYFQTWCGDCIREQPELMQLQQTFSKEELQILMITDESWEKINAFKAKHNSTLDFYKSEKALKSIGIHRFPTTYLLDKNGQLVEAKVEGIDWYNETMVAEIKSLISAN; the protein is encoded by the coding sequence ATGAATAAGATAATCACTATAACACTCATTTTAATTTTACTTGGATTTATATATTATAAATTTTCAACTAAAAAAGCACCACCAATTCCAATAGACAAAACAAAATTAGAGAAGCAAGATGGTATGTTTATCAACTTAGAAAATTATAGAGGCAAAGTAATGATAGTCAGTTATTTTCAAACATGGTGTGGCGATTGCATTAGAGAACAACCTGAGTTGATGCAATTACAACAAACATTTAGCAAAGAGGAACTTCAAATTTTAATGATAACAGATGAATCTTGGGAAAAAATTAATGCATTCAAAGCCAAACACAATAGTACATTAGATTTTTACAAAAGCGAAAAAGCATTAAAAAGTATTGGCATTCATCGTTTTCCTACCACTTATTTGTTAGATAAAAACGGACAATTAGTAGAAGCAAAAGTAGAAGGCATCGATTGGTACAATGAAACCATGGTAGCAGAAATTAAATCGTTAATCAGTGCAAACTAA